In the Chlorobium limicola DSM 245 genome, one interval contains:
- a CDS encoding CRISPR-associated protein Csx11 has translation MSQLDQLIQHRDAILLAEAIGWLHDYWKCSEEQLQKQSPINDKDLKLKPKEIALQEITKRFSSLGNTLLEISTAKESLSDLLNQWHGKAGNAGASFLLQYLSRCHNTAHFDKQDPLKSGRQNYPDTQISSAFGFETAVGSCLSAQLWALPWDSLITNHDHERSTLRQAVQSLFSNVGADTRRPINEISLWDWGLLVGALYKTALAAVALGQSPVTHDLRWRLLGIRTDALAYFSNVSRLPDLVARQNTLQTAINNVQTLLETVYPVATEVYRDENGSLYVVPDMANLLGLQDSSDKTLLSLIKEQFACDGEIVPDITLDPNPWWGQDPVRAGNDEIPPAGSILSSPVTWKSDADAVREAWKEQRQTVCPICGLRSCVNRQLDYCQICGDRRKGRVKEWLQEQNKTIWIDEVADRNGRLALITGTFNLTNWLDGSLVETMLVKEPTDSNPSVPKIPSFARLRRIWQTTRTFWKQSQSDIDQHLTDARRRLTIRLANSPKLTPNQTYELDLGGQTRMSVLWDGNHLLSIDNLSYTASQLGFPLNNFETKENWTPEDLALDVCAWVKQHKESWSGQKQVFQLFSDEEKNKQFDIQIGDMGYQDAAYASTIPILAEPRTFMVLVPADCALDLIHAIKTKYEREIGKVRNRLSLHLGAVYFHRRTPLRAALDAGRRMLKYDLGQMKDEVWIVKEDAKRELLPLEKQYLAEEENKQLAEAVAVKLEQNGRFLTWYVPARMGDGKTDDSWYPYVFIQNDVSKRKHIFKALRPKSDHTTEECWLIHATKLQAGDRVYFTPATFDFQWLGSSGERFEIAYENGKRRNQPMRPYLLDELTTIQQAWKVIAGKGGLTANQIYALRDLIEIKRENWQPSANHWVQDCYSQTGMFWLFCRDVINNANWKNKPVDEEINLLINWAVSGLLADVIHLHMGVMKQKPQREENNE, from the coding sequence ATGAGCCAACTAGACCAACTTATTCAGCACCGGGATGCAATTCTTCTGGCGGAAGCGATTGGCTGGCTACATGACTATTGGAAATGTTCAGAAGAACAACTTCAGAAACAGTCGCCTATTAATGACAAGGACTTAAAACTAAAGCCCAAGGAAATTGCCCTTCAAGAAATAACAAAGCGTTTCAGCAGTCTCGGTAACACCTTATTAGAGATATCAACTGCGAAAGAGTCACTGTCTGATTTGCTTAATCAGTGGCATGGCAAAGCTGGCAATGCCGGTGCATCCTTCTTGTTACAATATCTCTCTCGTTGCCATAACACCGCTCATTTTGACAAGCAGGACCCGCTTAAAAGTGGCAGACAGAACTACCCTGATACGCAAATCAGCTCTGCTTTTGGTTTTGAGACGGCTGTTGGCTCTTGTTTAAGCGCCCAACTGTGGGCGCTTCCTTGGGATAGTCTCATTACTAATCATGATCATGAACGAAGCACTCTGCGGCAGGCAGTACAATCCCTTTTTTCCAACGTTGGTGCAGACACCCGTCGCCCTATCAACGAGATCAGTTTATGGGATTGGGGTTTGTTGGTTGGTGCTCTTTATAAAACCGCTCTCGCCGCTGTAGCGTTGGGTCAATCTCCTGTTACGCATGATTTGCGTTGGCGGCTACTTGGCATTCGTACTGATGCGTTGGCCTACTTCTCCAACGTTTCTCGCCTTCCAGACCTTGTGGCCCGGCAAAATACCTTGCAAACGGCTATCAACAACGTGCAAACGCTACTCGAAACCGTATATCCGGTTGCAACTGAGGTGTATCGGGATGAAAATGGCTCTCTATATGTCGTGCCTGACATGGCGAACTTACTTGGCTTACAAGATAGCAGTGATAAGACATTATTGAGTCTTATTAAAGAGCAGTTCGCTTGCGATGGCGAAATTGTGCCGGATATTACACTTGATCCTAACCCTTGGTGGGGACAAGACCCTGTTCGGGCTGGAAATGACGAAATCCCACCGGCTGGCTCTATCCTGTCATCACCAGTAACATGGAAAAGCGATGCCGATGCCGTTCGTGAGGCGTGGAAAGAACAGCGGCAAACGGTTTGCCCCATTTGCGGTTTACGTTCTTGTGTCAACAGGCAATTGGATTACTGTCAAATTTGTGGTGACCGACGCAAGGGTCGGGTAAAGGAATGGTTACAAGAACAGAATAAAACAATCTGGATAGATGAGGTGGCAGATAGAAACGGCCGTCTTGCCCTTATCACCGGCACATTTAACTTAACTAACTGGCTTGATGGCTCTCTGGTAGAAACCATGTTAGTGAAAGAGCCGACAGACAGCAACCCCTCTGTCCCTAAAATTCCTTCCTTTGCTCGTTTGCGTCGTATCTGGCAAACCACCCGAACCTTCTGGAAACAGTCTCAATCTGACATTGACCAACATCTGACTGATGCTCGTCGTCGCCTGACAATCCGGTTAGCAAACTCCCCCAAGCTCACACCGAACCAGACCTACGAGTTGGATCTGGGTGGCCAGACTCGCATGAGCGTTCTTTGGGACGGTAACCACTTGCTCAGTATTGATAACCTTTCCTACACCGCATCACAACTTGGTTTTCCACTCAATAATTTTGAAACCAAAGAAAATTGGACACCCGAAGATTTAGCCCTGGATGTATGCGCATGGGTAAAACAGCATAAAGAAAGCTGGTCTGGTCAAAAACAGGTTTTTCAATTGTTCTCTGATGAGGAAAAAAACAAACAATTCGATATCCAGATTGGTGACATGGGTTATCAGGACGCTGCCTATGCAAGTACCATCCCCATCCTTGCAGAGCCGCGTACCTTTATGGTCCTTGTTCCTGCCGACTGTGCTCTGGACTTGATCCATGCTATCAAAACCAAATACGAACGGGAAATTGGTAAGGTGCGTAACCGTCTGTCCCTGCACCTGGGTGCTGTTTATTTTCATCGGCGCACTCCTCTTCGGGCAGCGCTGGACGCCGGGAGGCGGATGCTCAAGTATGATCTGGGGCAGATGAAGGATGAAGTGTGGATAGTCAAGGAGGATGCTAAAAGAGAACTGCTTCCTCTGGAGAAACAGTATCTTGCTGAAGAGGAGAATAAGCAGTTGGCCGAGGCAGTTGCTGTTAAACTTGAACAAAATGGTCGTTTCCTAACTTGGTATGTTCCCGCCAGAATGGGTGATGGAAAAACGGACGATAGCTGGTATCCTTACGTATTTATACAAAATGATGTCAGCAAACGCAAACATATCTTCAAAGCTTTGCGCCCTAAAAGCGATCACACAACCGAGGAGTGCTGGCTCATCCACGCTACAAAGTTGCAGGCAGGTGACCGGGTTTACTTCACTCCAGCTACTTTCGATTTCCAATGGCTGGGCAGCTCTGGAGAGCGCTTTGAAATTGCCTACGAAAATGGCAAGAGACGCAATCAACCCATGCGTCCATACTTGCTGGATGAATTGACGACTATCCAACAGGCTTGGAAGGTGATTGCCGGTAAAGGGGGGCTTACTGCCAACCAGATTTATGCTTTGCGCGACCTTATTGAAATCAAACGTGAAAACTGGCAACCCTCGGCTAATCATTGGGTGCAGGATTGCTACTCGCAGACCGGCATGTTCTGGCTATTTTGCCGTGACGTCATCAACAACGCCAACTGGAAAAATAAGCCTGTCGACGAAGAGATTAACCTGCTAATCAATTGGGCTGTTTCCGGTCTGTTGGCTGATGTGATACATCTCCATATGGGTGTGATGAAGCAAAAACCTCAACGGGAAGAAAATAATGAGTAA
- a CDS encoding RAMP superfamily CRISPR-associated protein, producing MSNQNSNHCHKQRFLLQTLDPVHVGTGGNRLGRVDLSIVREPGTRLPKIPGTSLHGAIRQYAAVCYESLRCAGAGQGNESKGKEPHCRDAQCPVCYTFGYMNGQDGGQSGQISISDARLLLFPVYSLAGPVWVTSPSILSEFGVPTNDPCDQVCLPDVLTSQEHLNLGWLMLAKASDPFNWPDAIKGVPVEITSRAVLVSDKLFSQIVNSNLEVRTSVSIDPETGAAVDKALFTYEAIPRATILWMDVIEDDFRGVFPGTDKKCRTTIDEKEGTKKKTYEHNAGDPLIEPWNRPLDVVKSALKLAEMLGIGGMGTRGFGRVRLLNEGSES from the coding sequence ATGAGTAATCAGAATAGTAACCATTGCCACAAACAACGCTTTCTGTTACAAACTCTCGATCCTGTTCATGTTGGAACAGGAGGCAATCGGCTTGGTCGGGTGGATTTGAGCATTGTGCGCGAACCGGGAACCAGATTACCTAAAATCCCAGGGACCTCCTTGCACGGAGCAATCCGGCAATATGCGGCTGTCTGCTATGAGAGCCTCCGCTGCGCTGGAGCCGGCCAAGGGAACGAAAGTAAAGGCAAAGAGCCACATTGCAGAGATGCACAATGCCCAGTCTGTTATACGTTTGGTTATATGAATGGTCAGGATGGCGGTCAGAGTGGACAGATAAGTATCAGCGACGCCCGGTTGTTGCTCTTTCCGGTTTACTCGCTTGCAGGGCCTGTGTGGGTGACCTCTCCGAGCATTTTAAGTGAATTTGGGGTTCCTACAAACGACCCTTGCGATCAGGTATGTCTTCCGGATGTTTTGACTAGTCAGGAACACCTGAATCTGGGCTGGCTAATGTTGGCAAAAGCAAGTGATCCCTTCAACTGGCCGGATGCCATAAAGGGGGTGCCTGTGGAAATAACAAGTCGTGCAGTGCTGGTCTCGGACAAGCTTTTCAGCCAGATCGTTAACAGTAATCTGGAAGTACGCACCTCGGTCAGTATCGACCCGGAGACCGGAGCGGCTGTGGACAAGGCACTCTTTACCTATGAAGCCATTCCACGTGCCACTATCCTCTGGATGGATGTGATTGAAGATGATTTCAGAGGCGTATTTCCGGGCACAGATAAAAAATGTCGGACAACAATAGATGAAAAGGAAGGTACAAAAAAGAAAACATACGAGCACAATGCTGGTGATCCACTAATTGAACCCTGGAACAGACCATTAGATGTTGTTAAGAGTGCTCTCAAACTGGCTGAGATGCTCGGTATTGGCGGGATGGGAACGCGGGGTTTCGGTCGGGTGCGACTATTAAATGAAGGGAGCGAATCATGA
- the cas6 gene encoding CRISPR-associated endoribonuclease Cas6 has protein sequence MRITLELSHRNPSITLPINNSYLLSSLIYNIVDKSSSEYAERLHAEGYRLQNRAFKLFTFSPLYTANRRKWEMHGDGNMSTRERLLHLTISSPKSEFIEHLVVGLMHEPFVFVGKERFRVETVRRLDNPVLSGDMRFIALSPIVCATKRDADHYAQYLFPGDEDFERVL, from the coding sequence ATGCGCATAACCCTTGAACTATCTCACCGCAATCCGTCGATAACGCTGCCGATTAATAACTCTTATCTGCTTTCCTCACTCATCTACAACATTGTCGATAAAAGCTCAAGCGAGTATGCCGAGCGCCTGCATGCGGAAGGGTACCGGTTACAGAACAGGGCGTTCAAGCTTTTTACCTTTTCGCCGCTGTACACGGCCAACCGGCGGAAGTGGGAGATGCATGGGGATGGAAACATGAGCACGAGGGAGCGGCTGCTGCATCTGACGATATCTTCTCCGAAAAGCGAGTTCATCGAGCATCTGGTGGTTGGGCTGATGCATGAACCGTTTGTTTTTGTAGGGAAGGAGCGGTTCAGGGTGGAGACCGTCCGGCGGCTGGACAATCCTGTCCTATCCGGCGATATGCGCTTTATTGCCCTTTCGCCCATTGTTTGTGCCACGAAGCGTGATGCCGACCACTACGCGCAGTATCTTTTTCCCGGCGATGAAGATTTCGAACGGGTGCTGTGA
- the istA gene encoding IS21 family transposase has product MYNKVKEFAREGLSIRQISRKTGMDRVTVRKFLRMTDEEFSAFLALQKRRLRKLQPYEQFVKDRVTDYPDCSATQVEDWLKEHHPDFPEVTTRTIYSFVQWIRKTYDLPKPKGTPRAYHPVEQLPYGEQAQVDFGEYWMASADEHNVKVHFMIMLLSRSRRKFVSFSQQPITTRFVLEAHEQAFAFFEGIPHTLVYDQDSTIVSDENRGAILYTEAFRKYLLHRSLKIHLCRKSDPESKGKIEAGVKYVKYNFLPGRRFVNLEVLNQEALLCVVAPDFQTTV; this is encoded by the coding sequence ATGTACAACAAAGTTAAGGAATTTGCCCGAGAAGGATTAAGCATCCGTCAAATCAGCCGAAAGACGGGCATGGACAGAGTGACGGTGCGCAAGTTTCTCCGCATGACCGATGAGGAATTCAGTGCGTTTCTTGCTCTGCAGAAGCGGCGCCTGCGAAAATTGCAGCCTTATGAACAGTTCGTCAAGGATAGGGTTACCGACTATCCTGACTGCAGTGCAACTCAAGTTGAAGACTGGCTGAAGGAGCATCACCCGGACTTTCCAGAGGTAACGACTCGAACGATCTATTCTTTTGTCCAGTGGATCCGAAAAACCTATGATCTTCCAAAACCGAAAGGAACCCCTCGTGCCTATCATCCGGTCGAGCAACTTCCTTACGGAGAGCAGGCGCAGGTTGATTTCGGTGAGTACTGGATGGCGAGTGCTGATGAACACAACGTGAAGGTTCACTTCATGATTATGCTGCTCTCCCGAAGCCGCAGGAAGTTTGTCAGCTTCAGCCAGCAACCGATTACGACCCGTTTTGTGCTTGAAGCTCATGAACAGGCATTTGCCTTTTTTGAGGGCATACCGCACACACTGGTTTATGATCAGGACTCAACCATTGTTTCCGATGAGAACCGGGGTGCCATCCTTTATACGGAGGCGTTCAGGAAGTACCTGTTGCACCGCAGTCTGAAGATCCATCTCTGTCGGAAAAGCGATCCGGAAAGCAAAGGGAAAATCGAAGCCGGCGTCAAATATGTGAAGTACAACTTCCTGCCGGGGCGACGCTTCGTCAATCTTGAAGTCCTGAACCAGGAAGCGTTGCTCTGTGTAGTGGCCCCCGATTTTCAGACAACGGTTTAA
- a CDS encoding IS3 family transposase (programmed frameshift), with protein MSEKQRKSFTAQFKAKVALEAIRGEKTLNEIGREFGIHPNLVGQWKREVQEHAAGLFEAKRGPKPVDPLADPEKLYAEIGRLKVELNWLKKKVGSVPMKARKNWISDKEQLSVSTQCELAGVTRSGYYGQSKSLMPNTEDLELMKLIDEEYTRHPFYGSRRMKQVLLTQGRKVNRKRVQRLMRNLGLAGMAPGPNTSKPHPQHKIYPYLLRGLSITRPNHVWSTDVTYCRLPGGFMYLTAVIDWYSRKVLAWRLSNSLDSSYCVDCLEEAIRKYGTPEIFNTDQGVQYTSDAFTSVLKSHEIRISMDGRGRALDNVFVERLWRNVKQEDLYLKGYETAVEMMRGFAEYFRFYNIERPHQSLGYKTPDEVYESAIGGGARIVDKFSKSVSEGSSEATGPQQEAA; from the exons ATGAGCGAAAAGCAACGCAAAAGTTTTACGGCACAATTCAAGGCCAAAGTGGCGCTTGAGGCAATCAGGGGCGAGAAAACCCTGAACGAGATCGGTCGGGAATTTGGTATCCACCCGAATCTGGTTGGGCAATGGAAGCGTGAGGTTCAAGAGCATGCGGCCGGTCTCTTTGAGGCCAAGCGCGGCCCGAAGCCGGTCGATCCACTTGCAGATCCGGAAAAGCTTTATGCTGAAATAGGTCGGCTCAAAGTTGAGTTGAATTGGCTCAAAAAAAAAGTCG GATCCGTACCTATGAAAGCGCGTAAAAACTGGATCAGCGACAAAGAACAGTTGTCGGTATCTACCCAATGTGAACTTGCCGGAGTAACCCGGTCAGGGTACTACGGGCAAAGTAAAAGCCTCATGCCAAATACTGAAGATCTGGAACTGATGAAGCTTATCGACGAGGAGTACACCCGACATCCGTTTTATGGAAGCCGACGGATGAAGCAGGTCCTGCTCACCCAAGGGCGCAAGGTCAACCGGAAACGAGTACAGCGCCTGATGCGTAACCTGGGGCTTGCGGGTATGGCTCCAGGGCCCAATACCAGCAAACCGCATCCGCAGCACAAGATCTATCCATACCTGTTGCGAGGTCTTTCCATTACCAGACCGAACCATGTCTGGTCTACCGATGTGACCTATTGCCGGTTACCCGGCGGCTTCATGTATCTGACGGCCGTCATCGACTGGTATTCCCGCAAGGTGCTGGCATGGAGGCTTTCGAATTCCCTGGATAGCAGCTACTGTGTTGATTGTCTGGAAGAAGCTATCCGCAAGTACGGAACGCCGGAAATCTTCAACACCGATCAGGGCGTTCAGTACACCAGTGATGCGTTCACCAGCGTGCTCAAGAGCCATGAGATCCGCATCAGCATGGATGGCCGTGGCCGGGCCCTGGACAATGTTTTCGTCGAGCGGTTATGGCGGAATGTCAAGCAGGAAGACCTGTACCTGAAAGGCTATGAAACAGCGGTAGAAATGATGCGGGGATTCGCCGAATATTTCCGTTTTTACAATATCGAGCGGCCTCATCAGTCGCTGGGGTACAAAACCCCGGACGAGGTGTATGAAAGCGCCATAGGAGGCGGAGCACGCATTGTCGACAAGTTCTCTAAGAGTGTCTCCGAAGGGTCGTCGGAGGCTACAGGGCCGCAACAGGAAGCGGCATAA
- the istB gene encoding IS21-like element helper ATPase IstB encodes MERTITTIQEHARELNLTGLAGSVDLLLEEARKSEPSYSDFALTLLETEISCRRKAHLERRRKAANLPLLHDLDHYDSGVQNGISQVQLRQLRQLLWLDQNYNLILIGPSGTGKSYLAGGLCHEALKLGYHALFRTMDELIQTIRFKDVTTAAAREYKRLVHAHLLVIDDIMMFPIEKSVAVGLFQLINQLHEQTSFIITTNKNPKEWAEMLGDEVLATALLDRLLYKCEVIKLTGKSYRLEHRTTIFEQQQPAEGGATRKKSNYRFKKS; translated from the coding sequence ATGGAAAGAACCATTACCACCATACAGGAACACGCCCGGGAACTCAACCTCACCGGGCTGGCAGGAAGCGTAGATCTCCTGCTCGAAGAAGCGCGCAAAAGCGAACCATCCTATAGCGATTTTGCGCTGACCCTGCTCGAAACTGAAATCTCCTGCCGACGGAAAGCTCATCTTGAACGGCGCCGGAAAGCAGCCAACCTGCCGTTGCTCCATGACCTTGATCATTATGACTCGGGAGTGCAGAACGGGATCAGCCAAGTCCAGCTCCGGCAGTTACGGCAACTCCTCTGGCTCGACCAGAACTACAACCTGATCCTTATCGGGCCAAGCGGCACCGGCAAAAGCTATCTTGCCGGCGGGCTCTGCCATGAAGCCCTCAAACTCGGTTATCACGCACTGTTCCGGACTATGGATGAACTCATCCAGACCATCAGGTTCAAAGATGTTACAACGGCGGCTGCAAGGGAGTACAAGCGATTAGTGCATGCGCACCTGCTGGTTATCGACGATATCATGATGTTCCCGATTGAAAAAAGTGTAGCTGTCGGTCTGTTCCAGCTCATCAACCAGCTGCATGAACAGACATCATTCATCATTACCACCAACAAAAATCCGAAAGAGTGGGCAGAGATGCTTGGCGACGAGGTTCTTGCTACGGCGCTGCTTGATCGGCTGCTCTACAAATGCGAAGTCATCAAACTTACCGGTAAAAGCTACCGGCTCGAACACCGTACAACCATCTTCGAACAACAGCAACCGGCGGAAGGAGGCGCCACACGCAAAAAAAGCAACTATCGCTTCAAAAAGTCGTAG
- a CDS encoding CRISPR-associated endoribonuclease Cas6, translating to MLQENLCRKYEALHGRPYAADNSTFRFTLDHDYADRKNGKIQKLITIKEGRPDETKVKGLLAPFRLEAPLELMEVGYECGFGERNSQGFGMVKVDEDCGGKSVASSQ from the coding sequence GTGCTCCAGGAGAACCTCTGCCGCAAGTACGAAGCGCTTCACGGCAGGCCGTACGCTGCAGACAACAGCACCTTCCGCTTCACGCTCGATCACGACTACGCGGATCGCAAAAACGGCAAGATTCAGAAGCTCATCACCATCAAGGAGGGCCGGCCCGACGAAACCAAAGTGAAAGGTCTGCTTGCTCCTTTTCGGCTTGAAGCTCCCTTGGAGCTGATGGAGGTGGGCTACGAATGCGGCTTTGGCGAAAGGAATTCGCAGGGGTTCGGGATGGTGAAGGTTGATGAAGATTGTGGGGGGAAGTCGGTAGCCAGTAGCCAGTAG
- a CDS encoding type III pantothenate kinase, translated as MLPSGRENSLLVVDIGNTTVTCAVFQQDAVIDMFGFSTDILAEPDRLSEAFHPLAGANPAVRDAVLCSVVPAVSESVRDYLAGSLGGEVLQVSSGMKLPFSLRYESPSSFGVDRIALCAAGRKLFPRQALIALDVGTAITIDVLGAEGVYLGGFIMPGLDLMAGALHERTAQLPLVSIHQPAELLGRSTVTCIRNGIFWGCIAQLDGLFVRISRELQEQGEGEPAMMVTGGNATAVAGLLAARPQLVEHAVAKGACYLYELNASRQ; from the coding sequence ATGCTGCCTTCCGGAAGAGAAAATTCGCTTCTTGTTGTTGATATCGGCAACACGACGGTTACCTGTGCCGTTTTTCAGCAGGATGCCGTTATCGATATGTTCGGATTTTCCACGGATATTCTTGCCGAACCGGACCGGCTTTCCGAAGCGTTTCATCCGCTTGCCGGAGCGAACCCGGCCGTTCGGGATGCAGTGCTCTGCAGCGTGGTACCGGCGGTCAGCGAGTCGGTACGCGACTACCTTGCCGGTTCCCTTGGCGGAGAGGTACTGCAGGTGTCGTCCGGCATGAAGCTGCCGTTTTCACTGCGCTACGAATCCCCTTCGTCGTTCGGTGTCGACCGGATAGCCCTTTGTGCCGCCGGCAGAAAGCTGTTCCCCCGCCAGGCTCTGATCGCGCTCGACGTCGGTACGGCAATCACCATCGACGTGCTGGGTGCCGAAGGAGTCTATCTCGGCGGTTTTATCATGCCGGGTCTCGACCTTATGGCGGGCGCGCTGCACGAAAGGACTGCGCAGCTTCCTCTTGTTTCCATTCATCAGCCGGCAGAGCTGCTTGGCCGCTCGACCGTTACTTGCATCAGAAACGGTATTTTCTGGGGGTGCATAGCCCAGCTGGACGGTCTTTTCGTCAGGATCTCCCGTGAACTGCAGGAGCAGGGGGAAGGGGAACCGGCCATGATGGTAACCGGAGGCAATGCCACGGCAGTTGCCGGGCTTCTGGCCGCACGGCCGCAGCTTGTCGAACACGCCGTAGCCAAAGGGGCCTGTTATCTTTACGAGCTTAATGCTTCGCGGCAGTAG
- the aroB gene encoding 3-dehydroquinate synthase, with translation MSSTIIVNTPVLSGAGALYRKHGLTAKTVVIFDENTRNLFRDQVIATLEAEGFRLLELTVPARETSKSLNAAYRLYATMIEAGVDRSWNLLAVGGGVVGDLGGFIAASYYRGIPVVQCPTTLLAMTDSAIGGKVAINHPLGKNLIGFFHMPELVLIDPSFLRTLPEREIFAGMAEVVKYGFIADRTFLDWLEEHFDRITALEEPFLTEAVRRSASIKADVVEKDFRETTGLRATLNFGHTFAHGLEKLAEYRYLRHGEAVTLGMICALWLSHGLGYLSEKDLQGGLDLLARFRFPKGVIKRRFLAHSSEALLENMFSDKKKLDSKLRFVLLKKPGEAFLLEENVDDREVLKAIERARAFVATAAKH, from the coding sequence GTGAGCAGCACGATCATCGTAAACACCCCGGTGCTTTCAGGTGCCGGAGCACTCTACCGGAAGCATGGCCTTACGGCGAAAACAGTGGTCATCTTTGACGAAAACACCCGAAATCTGTTCAGGGATCAGGTTATCGCAACCCTTGAAGCCGAAGGGTTCCGGCTGCTCGAACTGACCGTTCCGGCCAGGGAGACCTCGAAAAGCCTCAACGCCGCATACCGGCTCTATGCAACCATGATCGAGGCGGGAGTCGACCGGAGCTGGAACCTTCTTGCGGTAGGCGGAGGCGTCGTGGGCGATCTCGGCGGATTCATAGCGGCAAGCTACTATCGTGGCATTCCGGTCGTGCAGTGCCCCACCACCCTGCTGGCCATGACCGACAGCGCCATCGGCGGCAAGGTTGCCATCAACCACCCGCTCGGCAAGAATCTTATCGGCTTTTTCCATATGCCTGAACTGGTGCTGATCGATCCGTCGTTTCTGAGAACCCTGCCCGAACGTGAAATTTTTGCCGGCATGGCCGAAGTCGTCAAATACGGGTTCATTGCAGACCGCACCTTTCTCGACTGGCTCGAAGAACATTTCGACCGCATTACGGCCCTTGAAGAGCCGTTTCTCACTGAAGCCGTAAGGCGAAGCGCATCGATCAAGGCCGACGTCGTCGAAAAAGATTTCAGGGAGACTACCGGACTGCGCGCCACCCTCAATTTCGGCCACACCTTTGCGCACGGCCTGGAAAAACTTGCCGAATACCGGTATCTGCGTCACGGCGAAGCGGTCACCCTTGGCATGATCTGTGCGCTCTGGCTATCGCACGGACTCGGATACCTTTCAGAAAAAGATCTGCAGGGCGGCCTCGACCTGCTTGCCCGGTTCCGCTTTCCCAAGGGAGTGATCAAGCGCAGATTTCTTGCCCACAGCAGCGAAGCGCTGCTTGAAAACATGTTTTCCGACAAAAAAAAGCTCGACAGCAAACTGCGTTTCGTGCTGCTGAAAAAACCCGGCGAGGCGTTTCTTCTCGAAGAGAATGTGGACGATCGTGAAGTTCTGAAGGCGATAGAGCGGGCTCGTGCGTTCGTCGCTACTGCCGCGAAGCATTAA
- a CDS encoding shikimate kinase: protein MKHHSLIFLTGFSGSGKSTIGPLLANSLGYGFIDLDQEIESKAGKSITKIFAEEGEQTFRNLELETLRQLTGKKELVVSLGGGVLENNDCYRLIRENGTLVYLKSSPRSLARRLCNKTDRPLLKGEHGTRLSREEIELKISTILEKREPRYATADLSVQTDIKRIGSTVEELTRTIIRFVRQAEQARLKQQSDNNREKQ from the coding sequence ATGAAACATCATTCGCTCATATTTCTTACAGGGTTCAGCGGATCGGGCAAATCGACCATCGGGCCGCTGCTTGCAAACTCCCTCGGCTACGGCTTTATCGATCTCGATCAGGAGATCGAGAGCAAGGCGGGTAAATCCATAACGAAAATTTTTGCCGAAGAGGGCGAACAGACGTTCAGGAACCTTGAACTCGAAACGTTGCGGCAGCTTACCGGAAAAAAAGAGCTGGTTGTGTCGCTTGGCGGGGGCGTTCTTGAAAATAACGACTGTTATCGCCTCATCAGGGAGAACGGAACGCTCGTCTATCTGAAATCGTCGCCCAGATCGCTGGCCAGAAGGCTGTGCAACAAAACCGACCGTCCGCTGCTCAAAGGTGAGCACGGAACCCGGCTTTCGCGTGAAGAGATTGAACTGAAAATCAGCACCATTCTCGAAAAACGGGAACCGCGATATGCAACGGCCGACCTGAGCGTACAAACCGACATCAAGCGTATCGGTTCAACCGTTGAAGAACTGACCAGAACAATCATTCGTTTTGTCCGGCAAGCCGAACAGGCCCGGCTGAAACAGCAATCAGACAACAACAGAGAGAAACAGTGA